One genomic window of Arachis stenosperma cultivar V10309 chromosome 10, arast.V10309.gnm1.PFL2, whole genome shotgun sequence includes the following:
- the LOC130957401 gene encoding uncharacterized protein LOC130957401, whose translation MKAKVPKDFKAPDITPYDGTSDPSHHLSNFRSQMYLTDASDAIHYKAFPTTLTKTAIKWFDSLAPRSITSFDDLAKKFLARFSIQKDKAKHAPSLLGIKQGDRKSLRSYMERFNKTCLDIQNLPTEAAIMGLINGLREGPFSHSISKKYPTSLNEVQEWVEKYINMEENSRLGETSKTGFSYPPRDKDKESRKKYLPTEKPRKYHNYTPLRVSLVDVYWEICNTEKTTSPRPIKHERGESQTEYCEYH comes from the coding sequence ccaaaAGACTTCAAAGCCCCCGACATAACCCCGTACGATGGTACGTCTGATCCGAGTCACCATCTCAGCAATTTTAGAAGTCAGATGTATCTcacagatgcctcagatgcaatcCATTACAAAGCCTTCCCAACCACCTTGACCAAGACGGCAATAAAGTGGTTCGACAGCTTGGCACCAAGGTCGATAACAAGCTTTGATGACCTCGCCAAGAAATTCTTAGctagattctccatccagaaagacaaagccaAGCATGCTCCAAGCCTGCTAGGGATTAAGCAAGGAGATCGGAAAAGCCTCCGTAgttacatggaaagattcaataaAACGTGCCTAGACATACAAAATCTTCCAacagaagcagccatcatgggtctcatcaatggcctacgagaaggaccctTTAGTCACTCCATATCTAAAAAGTATCCAACATCTCTCAACGAGGTTCAAGAATGGGTGGAAAAATACATTAATATGGAGGAGAACTCCCGATTAGGAGAAACCTCAAAGACCGGATTCTCCTACCCACCTcgggacaaggataaagagtccaggAAGAAATACCTACCCACTGAGAAACCTAgaaagtaccacaactacacccctcttcgggtgtctcttgtggacgTTTACTGGGAGATATGCAATACTGAGAAGACCACATCGCCTCGCCCGATTAAACACGAGAGAGGAGAAAGTCAGACAGAGTATTGCGAATACCACTGA